A region from the Geotrypetes seraphini chromosome 10, aGeoSer1.1, whole genome shotgun sequence genome encodes:
- the NOG gene encoding noggin: MVTLYALLVLLGLRLQEGACQHYLHIRPAPSDNLPLVDLIEHPDPVFDPKEKDLNETLLRSLLGGHFDPGLMAVALPDDRHGPEDLGELDLLLRQRPTGAMPGEIKGLEFDEGPQGKKQRLSKKLKRKLQLWLWSQTFCPVLYAWNDLGSRFWPRYVKVGSCYGRRSCSVPEGMVCKPARSVHLTILRWRCQRRGGQRCTWIPIQYPIIAECKCSC; encoded by the coding sequence ATGGTGACTCTTTATGCCCTGCTGGTTCTCCTGGGGCTCAGGCTGCAGGAAGGGGCTTGCCAGCATTACCTCCACATCCGCCCAGCTCCCAGTGACAATCTGCCCCTGGTGGATCTCATCGAGCATCCGGATCCCGTCTTTGACCCCAAGGAGAAGGATCTGAACGAGACCCTGCTGCGGAGCCTCCTGGGCGGCCACTTCGACCCCGGCCTGATGGCCGTCGCGCTGCCCGACGACCGGCACGGGCCGGAGGACCTGGGGGAGCTGGACCTGCTGCTCCGGCAGAGGCCCACCGGGGCCATGCCCGGGGAGATCAAGGGGCTGGAGTTTGACGAGGGACCGCAGGGCAAGAAGCAGAGACTGAGCAAAAAGCTCAAGAGGAAGCTGCAGCTGTGGCTGTGGTCGCAGACCTTCTGCCCCGTCCTCTACGCCTGGAACGACCTGGGCAGCCGGTTCTGGCCCCGCTACGTCAAGGTGGGCAGCTGCTACGGCCGGCGCTCCTGCTCGGTGCCCGAAGGGATGGTCTGCAAGCCGGCCAGGTCGGTGCATTTGACGATCCTGAGATGGAGGTGCCAGCGCAGAGGGGGCCAGAGGTGCACTTGGATCCCCATCCAGTATCCGATCATAGCCGAGTGCAAATGTTCCTGCTAA